One Candidatus Melainabacteria bacterium DNA segment encodes these proteins:
- a CDS encoding NAD(P)-dependent alcohol dehydrogenase: MRALTIHEYGSPDVFKVEDIEKPIPGNYQVLVEVKSSSINPVDWKIRAGHLSLIIPKHWPRVLGVDCAGVVAEVGSAVRKFAPGDKVFGMSNPLRTPFGAYSQYCICEKDSLAKMPEGLSFEDAASIPVAALTAYKAFKQQIKLQTGQTVLINGASGGVGSFAVQIARSMGAKIVATCGADNIEFVKELGADDVIDYKEQDVAKLTQKFDGIFDASAKLNFRTASKMLNKHGVYVTTVPDAYTILGLLTSPFCRQKAYIVSAGSGAFVSQELSEIAELVLSGQVKPIIATSISLEQVPEFQKLSEAGHARGKTVIKVS, from the coding sequence ATGCGCGCTTTAACCATCCACGAATATGGCTCACCAGATGTATTCAAGGTGGAAGATATCGAAAAACCGATACCTGGAAATTATCAGGTTCTTGTCGAGGTGAAAAGCTCATCAATCAATCCGGTTGATTGGAAAATTCGCGCTGGTCATTTATCTCTGATAATTCCAAAACATTGGCCGAGAGTATTAGGCGTCGACTGCGCAGGCGTAGTTGCAGAAGTCGGCAGCGCCGTTCGTAAATTCGCGCCTGGTGACAAAGTTTTCGGAATGTCAAACCCGCTTAGAACACCATTTGGAGCGTACTCTCAATACTGCATTTGCGAAAAGGACAGCCTCGCAAAAATGCCAGAGGGACTTTCGTTCGAAGATGCAGCGTCAATTCCAGTTGCCGCACTGACCGCCTACAAAGCCTTCAAGCAGCAAATTAAACTACAGACCGGTCAAACTGTTCTCATCAACGGTGCTTCCGGTGGAGTCGGTAGTTTCGCTGTCCAGATCGCCAGATCGATGGGCGCAAAAATTGTGGCGACATGCGGTGCCGACAATATAGAATTTGTCAAAGAACTCGGCGCCGACGATGTGATCGATTACAAAGAGCAAGACGTGGCGAAGCTTACGCAAAAGTTTGACGGCATATTTGATGCCAGCGCGAAGCTGAATTTTCGTACAGCGTCGAAGATGTTGAACAAGCATGGTGTCTACGTTACAACGGTACCGGATGCATACACGATTCTCGGCTTGCTGACGTCACCTTTCTGCCGACAGAAAGCATATATTGTCAGTGCCGGAAGCGGTGCATTTGTGTCGCAAGAGCTCTCGGAAATCGCCGAACTGGTTTTATCAGGACAGGTAAAACCGATCATTGCAACATCAATATCGCTGGAACAAGTGCCGGAATTTCAAAAACTTTCAGAGGCAGGACATGCGCGCGGAAAAACAGTCATAAAGGTCTCTTAG